A window of Solanum stenotomum isolate F172 chromosome 9, ASM1918654v1, whole genome shotgun sequence genomic DNA:
GATTTGAACTTTGTGTAGTTATGCTTGTTACGAGAAGCAAATTTAGTTCAGTCGAACCAATAGTGCATATGCTGCACTCGCGCCTCTATAATTCAATTTAGTTTACCTGATAAGAGGACCAAGTCTTTTAGATCAAGACCCTTGTTGGCAAAAGATGTTTGAAGACTAGACAAGTTACTAGTTGGAGGTGGAATGTTTCCCAATGCTTCAGAAGCATTAGATATTTTTCCATCTCTTCTACCGGTTGGTACATTCCAGAAAGGTCCTCCCTATCATGcaaagaagaagataattaGACTGCGAGTTCAATCTATATGTACACACATGTAACGTTCATTCTGAACCCACTGACTAATTAGTCGATGTTAAGTTATATTGCCAAATGTTTATGTGTGTTATTTTCTCGAGTTTTATACTTACGGTGACCACAACAGAGTCTCTAGCAACCAAAGTAACAATATCAGCACAAGAAACAACTCCAGGGCATTCAGCTTCAACTATTTTCTTCACTCCATCTATGAATGAGAAACCTCTCAATGTTTGATTAGGAATAGCCACTTTTTCAGTCTGATTCTTCGTGCTCGAAGTGAAATTCAGAAGTACAGAACCATCACAACCCTGCAAAATTAAAAAAGCAAACAAAGAAACACTTAATTTGGAGCAGAATACACCGACAACTTATCCCattaaatttcatttagacacttGATTTATGACCTATTCAATTGAACATATGATAAAATGTTGACGTACCCTGACAAAGCAATCATGGAAATGAAGTCGCAATAAGGCTGCTGCAAGAGATGGAGCCTTTGGAATGTGCTTGTGGACATAGTCCTGAATAATTTTCTCTGCTTTTGGACAGCTTTTGGCATAGAAATTGAGTTGTAATTGTGCATGACTAGCATCTAAAAATATACCTACAATACAAATAACAAAGAGACCCAAGCCAAAAGAAGACATGTTTTTAATTCTAGTGAAAGAGACcttggtatttttttttctttctgtcaCACATCAACTAGAGAAGATCAAAGCCAATTTATAGGACTAGAAATTAGATTAGTTATAGTATGTCTCTTTCAATAGAGCTTCTAATTAAGTGAGATTCCTTTTATTGTGACCAACCTCAATCATTTTGATGCTTAAGCAAACACCTATATTAAGATTGTTTAAAAGATCAAAtaccaaatgaaagaaaaatatNNNNNNNNNNNNNNNNNNNNNNNNNNNNNNNNNNNNNNNNNNNNNNNNNNNNNNNNNNNNNNNNNNNNNNNNNNNNNNNNNNNNNNNNNNNNNNNNNNNNNNNNNNNNNNNNNNNNNNNNNNNNNNNNNNNNNNNNNNNNNNNNNNNNNNNNNNNNNNNNNNNNNNNNNNNNNNNNNNNNNNNNNNNNNNNNNNNNNNNNNNNNNNNNNNNNNNNNNNNNNNNNNNNNNNNNNNNNNNNNNNNNNNNNNNNNNNNNNNNNNNNNNNNNNNNNNNNNNNNNNNNNNNNNNNNNNNNNNNNNNNNNNNNNNNNNNNNNNNNNNNNNNNNNNNNNNNNNNNNNNNNNNNNNNNNNNNNNNNNNNNNNNNNNNNNNNNNNNNNNNNNNNNNNNNNNNNNNNNNNNNNNNNNNNNNNNNNNNNNNNNNNNNNNNNNNNNNNNNNNNNNNNNNNNNNNNNNNNNNNNNNNNNNNNNNNNNNNNNNNNNNNNNNNNNNNNNNNNNNNNNNNNNNNNNNNNNNNNNNNNNNNNNNNNNNNNNNNNNNNNNNNNNNNNNNNNNNNNNNNNNNNNNNNNNNNNNNNNNNNNNNNNNNNNNNNNNNNNNNNNNNNNNNNNNNNNNNNNNNNNNNNNNNNNNNNNNNNNNNNNNNNNNNNNNNNNNNNNNNNNNNNNNNNNNNNNNNNNNNNNNNNNNNNNNNNNNNNNNNNNNNNNNNNNNNNNNNNNNNNNNNNNNNNNNNNNNNNNNNNNNNNNNNNNNNNNNNNNNNNNNNNNNNNNNNNNNNNNNNNNNNNNNNNNNNNNNNNNNNNNNNNNNNNNNNNNNNNNNNNNNNNNNNNNNNNNNNNNNNNNNNNNNNNNNNNNNNNNNNNNNNNNNNNNNNNNNNNNNNNNNNNNNNNNNNNNNNNNNNNNNNNNNNNNNNNNNNNNNNNNNNNNNNNNNNNNNNNNNNNNNNNNNNNNNNNNNNNNNNNNNNNNNNNNNNNNNNNNNNNNNNNNNNNNNNNNNNNNNNNNNNNNNNNNNNNNNNNNNNNNNNNNNNNNNNNNNNNNNNNNNNNNNNNNNNNNNNNNNNNNNNNNNNNNNNNNNNNNNNNNNNNNNNNNNNNNNNNNNNNNNNNNNNNNNNNNNNNNNNNNNNNNNNNNNNNNNNNNNNNNNNNNNNNNNNNNNNNNNNNNNNNNNNNNNNNNNNNNNNNNNNNNNNNNNNNNNNNNNNNNNNNNNNNNNNNNNNNNNNNNNNNNNNNNNNNNNNNNNNNNNNNNNNNNNNNNNNNNNNNNNNNNNNNNNNNNNNNNNNNNNNNNNNNNNNNNNNNNNNNNNNNNNNNNNNNNNNNNNNNNNNNNNNNNNNNNNNNNNNNNNNNNNNNNNNNNNNNNNNNNNNNNNNNNNNNNNNNNNNNNNNNNNNNNNNNNNNNNNNNNNNNNNNNNNNNNNNNNNNNNNNNNNNNNNNNNNNNNNNNNNNNNNNNNNNNNNNNNNNNNNNNNNNNNNNNNNNNNNNNNNNNNNNNNNNNNNNNNNNNNNNNNNNNNNNNNNNNNNNNNNNNNNNNNNNNNNNNNNNNNNNNNNNNNNNNNNNNNNNNNNNNNNNNNNNNNNNNNNNNNNNNNNNNNNNNNNNNNNNNNNNNNNNNNNNNNNNNNNNNNNNNNNNNNNNNNNNNNNNNNNNNNNNNNNNNNNNNNNNNNNNNNNNNNNNNNNNNNNNNNNNNNNNNNNNNNNNNNNNNNNNNNNNNNNNNNNNNNNNNNNNNNNNNNNNNNNNNNNNNNNNNNNNNNNNNNNNNNNNNNNNNNNNNNNNNNNNNNNNNNNNNNNNNNNNNNNNNNNNNNNNNNNNNNNNNNNNNNNNNNNNNNNNNNNNNNNNNNNNNNNNNNNNNNNNNNNNNNNNNNNNNNNNNNNNNNNNNNNNNNNNNNNNNNNNNNNNNNNNNNNNNNNNNNNNNNNNNNNNNNNNNNNNNNNNNNNNNNNNNNNNNNNNNNNNNNNNNNNNNNNNNNNNNNNNNNNNNNNNNNNNNNNNNNNNNNNNNNNNNNNNNNNNNNNNNNNNNNNNNNNNNNNNNNNNNNNNNNNNNNNNNNNNNNNNNNNNNNNNNNNNNNNNNNNNNNNNNNNNNNNNNNNNNNNNNNNNNNNNNNNNNNNNNNNNNNNNNNNNNNNNNNNNNNNNNNNNNNNNNNNNNNNNNNNNNNNNNNNNNNNNNNNNNNNNNNNNNNNNNNNNNNNNNNNNNNNNNNNNNNNNNNNNNNNNNNNNNNNNNNNNNNNNNNNNNNNNNNNNNNNNNNNNNNNNNNNNNNNNNNNNNNNNNNNNNNNNNNNNNNNNNNNNNNNNNNNNNNNNNNNNNNNNNNNNNNNNNNNNNNNNNNNNNNNNNNNNNNNNNNNNNNNNNNNNNNNNNNNNNNNNNNNNNNNNNNNNNNNNNNNNNNNNNNNNNNNNNNNNNNNNNNNNNNNNNNNNNNNNNNNNNNNNNNNNNNNNNNNNNNNNNNNNNNNNNNNNNNNNNNNNNNNNNNNNNNNNNNNNNNNNNNNNNNNNNNNNNNNNNNNNNNNNNNNNNNNNNNNNNNNNNNNNNNNNNNNNNNNNNNNNNNNNNNNNNNNNNNNNNNNNNNNNNNNNNNNNNNNNNNNNNNNNNNNNNNNNNNNNNNNNNNNNNNNNNNNNNNNNNNNNNNNNNNNNNNNNNNNNNNNNNNNNNNNNNNNNNNNNNNNNNNNNNNNNNNNNNNNNNNNNNNNNNNNNNNNNNNNNNNNNNNNNNNNNNNNNNNNNNNNNNNNNNNNNNNNNNNNNNNNNNNNNNNNNNNNNNNNNNNNNNNNNNNNNNNNNNNNNNNNNNNNNNNNNNNNNNNNNNNNNNNNNNNNNNNNNNNNNNNNNNNNNNNNNNNNNNNNNNNNNNNNNNNNNNNNNNNNNNNNNNNNNNNNNNNNNNNNNNN
This region includes:
- the LOC125876578 gene encoding peroxidase 3-like, which encodes MSSFGLGLFVICIVGIFLDASHAQLQLNFYAKSCPKAEKIIQDYVHKHIPKAPSLAAALLRLHFHDCFVRGCDGSVLLNFTSSTKNQTEKVAIPNQTLRGFSFIDGVKKIVEAECPGVVSCADIVTLVARDSVVVTGGPFWNVPTGRRDGKISNASEALGNIPPPTSNLSSLQTSFANKGLDLKDLVLLSGAHTIGVSHCSSFSTRLYNFTGVLGTQDPSLDSEYASNLKGKKCKSIDDNTTIVEMDPGSFRTFDLSYYKLLLKRRGLFQSDAALTTSATTKSFINQLVKGSLEEFNEEFAKAMEKMGRIEVKTGSAGEIRKQCAFVNK